A stretch of the Sulfurospirillum sp. UCH001 genome encodes the following:
- a CDS encoding ABC transporter ATP-binding protein, producing MSEYILEISHVSKYFQGLIAINDLSMKVKKGQIYGIIGPNGAGKTTLFNCITGIYRPEIGQILWKGQDIKGISPYKIAELGILRTFQTIRLFAEMSVAENIMSGRHIKSKQRWYNGVIPTPAYYRDEKANWEKVGELMEFFNLTEYATIPAGDLSYGIQRRIEMARALAAEPELLILDEPAAGLNENETLELTQTIRKIQEMGVTIMMIEHDMEMVMSLTEYITVINFGAKISEGIPSHVQDDPVVIEAYIGSDEDDSDE from the coding sequence TTGCCATTAACGACCTTTCAATGAAAGTTAAAAAAGGGCAGATATACGGCATTATCGGACCAAATGGTGCGGGTAAAACGACTTTGTTTAACTGTATTACCGGCATTTATCGCCCTGAAATTGGACAGATTTTGTGGAAAGGTCAAGATATTAAAGGTATTAGCCCGTATAAAATTGCGGAACTTGGTATTTTAAGAACCTTTCAAACCATTCGTCTTTTTGCGGAGATGAGTGTAGCTGAAAACATTATGTCGGGTCGTCACATCAAGTCGAAACAACGTTGGTATAACGGTGTGATTCCAACGCCTGCGTATTACAGAGATGAAAAAGCGAACTGGGAAAAAGTGGGCGAATTGATGGAGTTTTTCAATCTCACTGAGTATGCGACTATTCCAGCTGGAGATCTCTCCTATGGTATTCAAAGACGTATAGAGATGGCGCGAGCACTTGCTGCTGAGCCTGAACTGCTTATTTTGGATGAACCTGCTGCAGGACTCAATGAAAATGAGACCTTAGAGCTCACACAAACGATTCGAAAAATCCAAGAGATGGGTGTGACCATCATGATGATTGAGCACGATATGGAGATGGTTATGAGTTTGACAGAATACATCACCGTCATTAATTTTGGTGCAAAAATTAGCGAAGGAATTCCTTCGCATGTACAAGACGACCCTGTTGTTATCGAGGCGTATATTGGAAGTGATGAGGATGATAGTGATGAGTGA